A region of the Amphiura filiformis unplaced genomic scaffold, Afil_fr2py scaffold_74, whole genome shotgun sequence genome:
gattgtgccccccaatcagacccagtgcccccccaTAATGGTTGGTCCCCctcccaatgtgatgacccacactacgccactggcgTTAGGGTTAAAAGATCTCCATTCAactcaaaaaacatcaaataaaaaaataatacccAAGATCATATTAataaaatttacacctaaaaaagaaattcactttgtagACATAGTACATTTTACACCCAAAGCAAAGGGACCAACCTGTTCATGGTTCAAATTTGTTGTTAAATGTATCCAATACTTGAAGATTATTGTAagtctttctttttttaatctaCGCAAAATGTCTCCTTCCGTCTAATAATCGTCATATTCATCTTCTTCTGCCTCTTGTTCCTCCGAGTCAGCAGCTACTTCTTCGTAATCTTTCTCTAAAGCAGCTAGATCTTCACGAGCCTCTGAGAACTCACCTTCTTCCATACCCTCACCGACGTACCAATGGACGAAAGAACGCTTGGCGTACATCAGATCAAATTTGTGATCCAGACGAGCCCAGGCTTCAGCGATGGCGGTGGTGTTGCTCAACATGCAGACGGCACGCTGGACCTTAGCCAGATCACCACCAGGTACAACAGTTGGTGGTTGGTAGTTAATGCCTACTTTGAAACCAGTTGGACACCAGTCAACGAATTGAATGGTACGCTTAGTCTTCAGAGAAGCAATAGCAGCATTGACCTCCTTAGGGACTACATCGCCACGAAAGAGCATACAGCAGGCCATATACTTGCCACGTCGAGGATCACATTTGACCATCTGGTTTGACGACTCAAAGCAAGCATTGGAAATGTCTGCTACATAATTTTGCTCATGGTAAGCTTTCTCTGCTGACATGAGAGGAGCGTACGTCACAAGAGGAAAATGAATTCGTGGGTATGGCACCAAATTAGTCTGAAactcattcaaatcaacattcaACATACCAGCAAATCGCAAAGATGTGGTCATCGAAGACACAACTTGGGCTATCAGTCGATTGAGGTTTGTGTAAGTTGGTCGAATGAGCTCAAGACTCTGCCGACAGATATCGTAAATAGCCTCATTATCAACCATGAATGAGCAATCAGAGTGCTCTAAATTGGTGTGGGTGGTAAGGATCGAGTTGTAGGGCTCCACAACTGCAGTGGAGACTTGAGGCGCAGGGTAGATGGCAAACATGAGCTTGGATTTCTTGCCAAATTCGATCGAGAGATGTTCCATTAGGAGAGCTGAGAAACCAGAGCCAGTACCACCTCCGAAGCTGTGAAACAAGATGAAACCTTGCAATCCATTACACTTGTCGGTCtaataaaaaaaggaaaagaaatgttCTTTATACATTTGATGGCAGTTCATACtaaccaaattcagagggacttgggaataacccaacatgaagcaaagacacaagcaacagacaaaactgaatggaggaggcttactcggcagagggcgatgggccacaccggcctgcgcATATAAGTTAAGTCAAGTATGTTTTGATTACCCAGTAGACACAGAAATACCATATTGTCtgcaataaacgcccccccccctaattGACGCCCCCTCCATTTTTATCTGTGTTTGACAGAAATGCAatcatttccatgccatatcgtgtaagCTTAAAACTAGCTTCAGTATGTCAGTGACGATCACTAAATTGCATGAACAAAAACtttcatccatttcattgcctaattatggtagagtttcaccagattcttgcttgatgatccACTTATGggtttaattttgttgtatttaccaagAAAATGCCATTTTCCACTTGATTTTCATGGCAGTTCCATGGTAGTAGtagtatagtcgtaaatccctaGTTTCTACAGGAGCACCTTTGGATATTGAATcagatttttaagtttttttcactgacaattctcTTCCaataaatgacccccttttatacAACACCCCCAGGGCATTTATTACAGATAATAtggtattttaaaaatgttcttcAACTTAACAACCAATTTAAATAAAAAGCAGATCATAGGGTGAAAAGCTGTCAGAACAACATGAACACCAACTTCAATATACAAAACACAgctgattaggcaaaaaaaaaaaaggttcgtctcaaagcttgcgcgcgcgtttgtaaaatcccacgatttgacaaaaaacaaatgcggaatttttttttatttcaaatttttttttatagttttttccagaaaaaaattggcgaaaatcagactttttttctcaaaataccatgaaaaaaaa
Encoded here:
- the LOC140144706 gene encoding tubulin alpha chain-like; the encoded protein is MDSSFCWKAKHQKCLYIVISSISSHHLKRQLLLHFADTNIILLSFNHKLYFAVVRVVERMREVISIHVGQAGVQIGNACWELYCLEHGIQPDGQMPTDDSIGVEQDPFNTFFSETSAGKHVPRAIFIDLEPTVIDEIRTGTYRQLFHPEQLITGKEDAANNYARGHYTIGREKLEECMDKIKKMTDKCNGLQGFILFHSFGGGTGSGFSALLMEHLSIEFGKKSKLMFAIYPAPQVSTAVVEPYNSILTTHTNLEHSDCSFMVDNEAIYDICRQSLELIRPTYTNLNRLIAQVVSSMTTSLRFAGMLNVDLNEFQTNLVPYPRIHFPLVTYAPLMSAEKAYHEQNYVADISNACFESSNQMVKCDPRRGKYMACCMLFRGDVVPKEVNAAIASLKTKRTIQFVDWCPTGFKVGINYQPPTVVPGGDLAKVQRAVCMLSNTTAIAEAWARLDHKFDLMYAKRSFVHWYVGEGMEEGEFSEAREDLAALEKDYEEVAADSEEQEAEEDEYDDY